The region gcttttaaTTTCATGTTATGTAGGCTTTAGGTTTTGGATCGTGTCTTTAATTTAACTTAATGTCCTTTAGTCATTCGTGGAGGCTAACCTATCAAGTTGTCATTCATTCTAACGGAACGTTCTGAAATGTTGTCGTGTGAGGTTCATCATTGACTTCTGGGTAAACAGAACTGACAGTGTTTGccctgaccagaccagacagataagaagtctctctcaattcaatttgcatactgccaaagcttactttggcaAAGGAATGACTCATTAACAACAGGCCTATCAATAAATACATCATAACACAATTAATAACAATAAATATTATCACAAACaggactctctccctctctattccccccccccccccccccagactcctaacactgttccagtctctctctgactcataacactgttccagtctctctctgactcataaaactgttccagtctctctctgactcataacactgttccagtctctctctgactcataacactgttccagtctctctctgactcataacactgttccagtctctctctgactcctaacactgttccagtctctctctgactcctaacactgttccagtctctccCTGACTCataacactgttccagtctctccCTGACTCataacactgttccagtctctctctgactcctaacactgttccagtctctctctgactcctaaCACTGTTCCAGTCGCTCTCTGACTCCTAACACTGTTTAATACactcattcagtctctctctgactcataacactgttccagtctctctctgactcataacactgttccagtctctctctgactcctaacactgttccagtctctctctgactcataacacttccagtctctctctgactcataactgttccagtctctctctgactcctaacactgttccagtctctctctgactcataactgttccagtctctctctgactcctaacactgttccagtctctctctgactcataacactgttccagtctctctctgactcataacactgttccagtctctctctgactcctaacactgttccagtctctctctgactcataacactgttccagtctctctctgactcataacactgttccagtctctctctgactcctaacactgttccagtctctctctgactcctaacactgttccagtctctctctgactcctaacactgttccagtctctctctgactccttacactgttccagtcactctctgactcctaacactgttccagtctctctctatcaggttcaTTACCGTGAATTAGCTTTCACAGAGGTACTCATTCCACATCATGGATTCCCTTAAAGaagcaagaaagaaagagagagagaaagaaagaaagaaagaaagaaagagagagagagagaggcaggcagacagacagacagacagacagacagacagacaggcagacaggcaggcaggcaggcagacaggcaggcaggcagacagacagacagacatttgtAAAGAATCTGTAACAGGTCTTTCATTTTGAAATCCTACATTACCCAGAGTGCAGTTTGATCTGTGGGACTCAGATGACGTCCCTGTGCCCCGGAAGGAGTTGCTCCAGAAGGTCAAAGGTGTCGATGCGCTGGTCTGCGTGCTCACGGAGAAGATCGACGCCGAGCTATTGGACGCTGCAGGTCAGGTGACTGTCCATAATCTCTAACGCCATTGGCTCATCTCTGACAGGAACACTGGGAGAACTTGActttttgttgtgtgtttgtgtgtgcgtgcgtgtgtgtctctctctctgtgtgtgtgtgtgtgtgtgtgtgtgtgtctctctctctctctctctctgtgtgtgtgtttgtgtgtgtgtgtctctctctgtgtgtgtgtgtgtgtgtgtgtgtgtgtgtgtgtgtgtgtgtgtgtgtgtgtgtgtgtgtgtgtgtgtgtgtgcgcgtgtgtctctctctgtgtgtgtgtgtgtgtgtgtgtgtgttctactgcagGTCCTAACCTTAAGGTCCTGAGCACCATGTCAGTGGGTTTTGACCACCTCTCCCTGGAGGAACTAAAGAAAAGGTtagtgacctctgacctctaacctctgttgtTGGTCAcatcacagacagacatacaactgagtataacaaaacattaagaacaccttcctaatattgagttgcagcccCCAACCCCATTtctgtcctcagaacagcctcaattcatcaggacatggactctacaaggtgttgaaagccttcaatgcttcccacagttgtgcctcgtaatttaaaaacaatttttaaatttattttaccccattttctccccaatttcgtggtatccaattgttttttggaaacaccatgcacctggcaaccttggttagcgagCACTGCGCCCAGCACGCCaaaggagtcgctggtgcgcgatgagacaaggatatccctaccggccaaaccctccctaacccagacaacgctgggccaattgtgcgtcgccccacggacctcccggtcgcggccggttgcaacagagcctgggctcgaaccagggtctctggtggcacagctggcgctgcagtacagcccaggtggaccatttttgatacacacaggaaactgttgagtgtggaaaacccagcagctttgcagttcttaacacaaatCGGTGCCACTGGCACCTACTAACATATCCATTcaatggcatacatacacaatccatgtctcagttatCTCTTTAAAAGTCATTTTCTAACCTGTCtgcttcccttcatctacactgattgaagtggatttaacaggtgacatcaataagggatcatggacttcacctggattcacctggtcagtcttatgtcatggaaagagcaggtgttcctaatgatttgtCTGCTCAGCATATatatgagacagacagaggagagagtgagatagagagagagagagagacagtgttccTAATCTTGTGTAGATTACTGTACACGTAAAAGTATACTTCTTGaactatgtctctgtgtgtgtgtgtgtgtctgtgtgtgtgtgtgtgtgtctgtgtgtgtgtgtctgtctctgtgtgtgtgtgtgtgtgtgtgtgtgtctgtctctgcgtgtgggtgtgtgtgtgtgtgtctgtctctgcgtgtgtgtgtgtgtgtgtgtctgtctctgtgtgtgtgtgtgtgtctgtctctgtgtgtgtgtgtgtgtgtgtgtgtgtgtgtgtctgtctctgtgtgtctgtctctgtgtgtgtgtctgtctctgtgtgtgtgtgtgtgtgtgtgtgtgtgtgtgtgtgtgtatcagggggATCCGTGTGGGTTACACCCCAGATGTGTTAACAGATTCTGTAGCTGAACTGACTGTCGCTCTGCTGCTGACCACGTCCAGGAGACTGATAGAGGCTACACATGAAGCCAAGacgtaggaacacacacacacacacacacacacaccacctccaggAGACTGATAGAGGCTACGCATGAAGCCAAgaggtaggaacacacacacacacacacacacactcacacacacacacacacacacacattcactcactcactcactgaccaCGTCCAGGAGACTGATAGAGGCTACGCATGAAGCCAAGacgtaggaacacacacacacacacacacacacaggcacacacgcagagacagaccttctctctctgtgtgtccctgtcCAGTGGTGGATGGGGAACATGGAGGACTCTGTGGCTGTGTGGATATGAGCTGGCTAACAGCACTGTGGGAATCCTGGGACTGGGCAGGATCggtgagtaacacacacacacacacacacacgcacacactatggTCAGTGAAAAAACCCTCAACTATCAAGGGAAAAGAACAGCACAAcctcatgactgtgtgtgtgtgtgtgtgtgtgtgtgtgtgtgtgtgtgtgtgtgtgtgtgtgtgtgtgtttgtgtgtgacaggAGTGGCTATCGCTGAGCGTCTGAAGCCGTTCAAGGTTAAGAAGTTCATCTACACGGACGTGGCTCCCCGACCAGAGCTGGCCAGTTTGATCGACGCAGAATATGGTACAGAGCGCTGAGATATGGtgttaatggggaatatggtaccactgagatatggtttagtggggaatatggtaccactgagatatggggaatatggtaccactgagatatggtttaatggggaatatggtaccactgagatatggtttaATGgagaatatggtaccactgagatatggtgtaatggggaatatggtaccactgagatatggtttaATGgagaatatggtaccactgagatatggtgtaatggggaatatggtaccactgagatatggtttaATGgagaatatggtaccactgagatatggtgtaatggggaatatggtaccactgagatatgttgttaatggggaatatggtagcACTGAGATATGTTGTTAATGGgtaatatggtaccactgagatatggtgttaatggggaatatggtaccactgagatatggtgttaatggggaatatggtagcactgagatatggtgttaatggggaatatggtagcACTGAGATATGTTGTtcatggggaatatggtaccactgagatatggtttaatggggaatatggtaccactgagatatggtgttaatggggaatatggtaccactgagatatggtgtaatggggaatatggtacaactgagatatggtgttaatggggaatatggtaccactgagatatggtgttcatggggaatatggtaccactgggATATGGGGAagatggtaccactgagatatggggaa is a window of Oncorhynchus clarkii lewisi isolate Uvic-CL-2024 unplaced genomic scaffold, UVic_Ocla_1.0 unplaced_contig_6397_pilon_pilon, whole genome shotgun sequence DNA encoding:
- the LOC139395867 gene encoding glyoxylate reductase/hydroxypyruvate reductase-like isoform X2 — encoded protein: MWCGRVALRVALQRIAVVPLNSLSITGGLPGAVQREMSSLPRVYITRQIPPEGLKILSESGQVQFDLWDSDDVPVPRKELLQKVKGVDALVCVLTEKIDAELLDAAGPNLKVLSTMSVGFDHLSLEELKKRGIRVGYTPDVLTDSVAELTVALLLTTSRRLIEATHEAKTGGWGTWRTLWLCGYELANSTVGILGLGRIGVAIAERLKPFKVKKFIYTDVAPRPELASLIDAEYETKDICNKDLFSKMKNTSIFINTSRGGVVDQEDLYEALSSGQIAGAGLDVTVPEPLPTSHPLFTLNNCVILPHIASASYSTRNAMSALAANNLLLGLKGQPMIKELKL